From Heliangelus exortis chromosome W unlocalized genomic scaffold, bHelExo1.hap1 SUPER_W_unloc_2, whole genome shotgun sequence, the proteins below share one genomic window:
- the LOC139790599 gene encoding zinc finger protein 679-like, producing the protein MSYTCPDCGKDFRWRSALIKHQRIHTGEKPFKCSECGKEFAQSSHLSQHRRTHTGGSPYKCLECGKVFSRSSNLSRHHRIHTGEKLYPCTHCGKAFNNSTSWINHQHVHTEEKPYTCPHCGKGFTASSSLTRHRGIHRGERPYKCPGCGKSFTASSSLTRHLRIHRGERPYKCPECGKSFRQSSHLKNHQRLHTSEKL; encoded by the coding sequence ATGTCCTACACCTGCCCTGACTGCGGGAAAGATTTTCGGTGGAGATCAGCTTTAATCAAGCATCAACGGATCCATACGGGTGAGAAACCCTTTAAATGTTCcgagtgtgggaaggagtttgcCCAGAGCTCCCATTTATCACAGCATCGCCGCACCCACACAGGAGGGAGTCCTtataagtgtctggagtgtgggaaggTTTTTTCCCGGAGTTCCAATTTATCACGCCATCACCGCATCCATACAGGAGAGAAGTTGTATCCCTGCACTCACTGTGGGAAAGCCTTCAACAACAGCACGTCTTGGATTAATCACCAACATGTCCACACTGAGGAAAAACCCTACACGTGTCCCCACTGTGGGAAAGGCTTCACAGCCAGCTCAAGTCTCACCCGACACCGAGGGATCCATAGGGGTGAACGTCCCTACAAGTGTCCGGGGTGCGGGAAGAGCTTCACAGCCAGCTCAAGTCTCACCCGACACCTACGGATCCATAGGGGTGAACGTCCCTACAAGTGTCCTGAATGTGGGAAAAGCTTCCGTCAAAGCTCCCATTTGAAGAACCATCAACGCCTCCATACCAGTGAAAAACTTTAA